One genomic window of Desulfovibrio gilichinskyi includes the following:
- a CDS encoding amino acid ABC transporter substrate-binding protein, translating into MKFSRIGLVSLLILMSASFVQAGTLQDVQKEGYLKCGTHIENPGFSALNSKGERIGFDVDFMRAVAAAVNVKEIKFTPLTSKERLPALQSGEVDLLIRTTTFTMSRDVKLGLDTTVTTLYDGQGLMVRKSLGVKSAKELDGASICLQTGSTTELNVADYFRKNHMNFTPVVFDKQADVRKAYDAGRCDVHTTDISGLAAQRSLMKNPDEHIILPEVISKEPLGPFVRQGDDQWANVVRWTINLTIAAEEMGVTQANVEDMYANSTDPEIQRMLGKTGSLWTDLGLDQGAPVRVIKAVGNYGEIFERNLGSKTPLRMERGLNALWTNGGLMYSPPFR; encoded by the coding sequence ATGAAATTTTCCCGTATCGGTTTAGTCAGTTTATTGATCCTCATGTCGGCCTCGTTTGTACAGGCGGGGACTTTGCAGGACGTTCAGAAAGAAGGGTATCTTAAATGTGGAACGCACATTGAAAATCCCGGATTTTCCGCTTTAAACAGCAAAGGCGAACGTATCGGTTTTGATGTGGACTTTATGCGCGCCGTTGCCGCAGCTGTGAACGTTAAAGAAATTAAGTTCACTCCTCTTACTTCCAAAGAAAGACTGCCTGCTTTGCAGTCCGGTGAAGTAGATCTGCTTATCCGTACTACCACCTTTACCATGAGCCGCGATGTCAAACTCGGACTCGATACCACTGTTACAACTCTTTATGACGGACAGGGGCTTATGGTTCGTAAGTCACTCGGTGTCAAGAGTGCTAAAGAGCTGGACGGAGCCTCCATCTGTCTGCAGACAGGTTCTACAACCGAACTGAACGTAGCTGACTACTTTCGCAAAAATCATATGAACTTTACCCCTGTTGTTTTTGATAAGCAGGCTGACGTTCGTAAAGCCTATGACGCAGGTCGCTGTGACGTTCACACTACTGATATTTCCGGTCTGGCAGCTCAGCGTTCTTTGATGAAGAATCCTGATGAACACATCATCCTTCCTGAAGTTATTTCTAAAGAACCTCTCGGACCTTTTGTTCGTCAGGGTGACGATCAGTGGGCTAATGTGGTTCGCTGGACTATCAATTTGACTATTGCTGCTGAAGAAATGGGCGTTACTCAAGCAAATGTTGAAGACATGTATGCAAACAGCACAGACCCAGAAATTCAGCGGATGCTCGGTAAAACAGGTTCACTTTGGACAGATTTAGGTCTTGATCAGGGAGCTCCGGTCCGCGTGATTAAAGCTGTTGGGAACTATGGAGAAATCTTTGAACGTAACCTTGGTTCTAAGACTCCGCTCCGCATGGAACGCGGCCTTAATGCTCTTTGGACCAACGGCGGCTTGATGTATTCTCCTCCTTTCCGTTAA
- a CDS encoding amino acid ABC transporter permease encodes MSHSSAPQKAVFWRNPQVRIWSFQILMLAAFIWLAVSMYENTLINLGTRGISSGFGFLKNEAGFRIGESSGIPLPQGGVLWFLLSLVTGLCISKFISSYQKKISGGSLNCKWLSICLFFSVALPVLTLYFFRNSIEIIHYSESSSYTLALAVGLVNTLKVTVIGCVASTFLGLLIALGRLSPNWLLSRLCRWYVELNRNLPLLLQLFFWYFIVLQQLPNVRRSINLGGWIFLNKRGLFLPALVPQGGAWAFSIAVILALAGVVVIFRRSNRLLNDTGTPGKILLPSLGLLIGLPALVWLISGQPFTLDFPVFKGFNFHGGTGLTPEFTALVVGLTIYVSAFNAEIIRSGIQAVSKGQREAARALAMKETQVMRIVILPQAMRIIVPPITSEYLAIAKNSSLAVAIGYPDFVSIGGTILNQSGQAVEIVGIWMGVYLCISLLISMGMNIYNSKVALVER; translated from the coding sequence ATGTCCCATAGCTCAGCACCGCAAAAGGCTGTATTTTGGCGTAATCCGCAAGTAAGAATCTGGAGTTTTCAGATTTTAATGCTTGCCGCTTTCATCTGGCTTGCTGTTTCCATGTACGAGAACACCCTTATTAATCTGGGAACTCGAGGCATCAGTTCCGGTTTCGGATTTCTTAAAAACGAAGCAGGCTTTCGCATTGGAGAATCCTCCGGAATACCTTTGCCGCAAGGCGGGGTCCTTTGGTTTCTGCTCAGCCTTGTAACAGGGCTTTGTATTTCGAAGTTTATTTCCAGTTATCAAAAGAAAATTTCCGGCGGTTCATTAAATTGCAAGTGGCTGTCAATTTGCCTTTTTTTCAGCGTGGCCCTTCCGGTTCTCACACTTTACTTTTTCAGAAACAGTATTGAAATTATCCACTACTCAGAGTCCTCAAGTTATACTCTGGCTCTTGCTGTCGGTTTGGTGAATACTCTCAAAGTTACGGTAATAGGATGCGTGGCCTCGACCTTTTTGGGGCTGCTGATTGCGCTCGGTCGTTTGTCGCCTAACTGGCTGCTAAGTCGTCTCTGCCGCTGGTATGTGGAACTTAACCGCAATCTGCCGTTGCTCCTCCAACTTTTTTTCTGGTATTTTATAGTCCTGCAACAGTTGCCGAATGTCCGCCGATCCATCAATCTAGGCGGCTGGATATTTCTTAATAAGCGCGGTCTTTTTCTGCCGGCTTTAGTTCCGCAGGGCGGAGCATGGGCTTTTTCTATAGCTGTTATTCTTGCTCTTGCTGGAGTTGTTGTCATCTTCCGCCGTTCAAACCGTCTCCTTAATGATACAGGTACTCCGGGTAAAATTCTTCTTCCTTCGCTTGGACTGCTTATCGGTCTGCCCGCGTTGGTATGGCTTATTTCAGGTCAGCCTTTCACTTTAGACTTTCCGGTTTTCAAGGGATTCAATTTCCATGGCGGAACCGGATTAACGCCTGAATTTACAGCTCTTGTTGTCGGTCTCACAATCTACGTTTCGGCATTTAATGCGGAAATTATCCGTTCCGGCATTCAGGCCGTTTCCAAAGGTCAGCGTGAAGCGGCTCGCGCTCTGGCCATGAAAGAAACGCAGGTTATGCGCATAGTCATTCTGCCGCAGGCTATGCGTATCATAGTTCCTCCCATTACCAGTGAATATTTGGCTATTGCCAAGAACAGTTCGCTGGCTGTCGCCATCGGATATCCAGATTTTGTCAGTATCGGCGGGACCATTCTTAATCAGTCCGGACAGGCCGTGGAGATCGTTGGAATCTGGATGGGAGTTTACCTGTGCATTTCCCTGCTGATTTCAATGGGAATGAATATTTACAATAGCAAAGTCGCTTTAGTGGAGAGATAG
- a CDS encoding amino acid ABC transporter permease, whose amino-acid sequence MEQNIPDSLPPITQIGVLGWIRKNLFFPWYNGILTVVSCWVIWSAVRPLWEWGVVNASVTLDPVLAKQHSGAAWGFIRDMWPVFMTGVYPDVERWRPLVALVLFVMMVGISLVHSFRGSRWIRVLWLASPIVIFMLIYGGVLGLPVVGTHYWGGLMLTIMLSVVSMLAAFPISVLLALGRTSNMPIAKPFCVAYIELIRGVPLITILFMASVVLPLFLPPDINLDKVLRAMVGITMFFSAYLAENIRGGLQGVGKGQYEAADALGMSYWKKTIVVILPQALRIVIPPMVNNFIGILKDTSLVGIVGLVDLLQIAFATTSNPKWFGRLEEAYVFIAFWYWILCYGLSCYSRHLEKKIPSASK is encoded by the coding sequence ATGGAACAAAATATACCCGACAGTCTCCCTCCGATAACTCAAATCGGTGTGCTGGGCTGGATTCGCAAAAATCTGTTCTTTCCATGGTATAACGGCATACTTACTGTCGTTTCCTGCTGGGTTATATGGTCGGCAGTAAGGCCGTTGTGGGAGTGGGGTGTTGTCAATGCATCCGTGACTCTTGATCCGGTCCTTGCAAAACAGCATTCCGGAGCGGCATGGGGATTCATCCGTGATATGTGGCCCGTGTTCATGACTGGAGTTTATCCTGATGTTGAACGCTGGCGTCCGCTGGTGGCTTTGGTTTTGTTTGTTATGATGGTCGGTATCAGTCTTGTTCATTCATTTCGCGGCTCCAGATGGATTCGTGTGCTTTGGCTGGCTTCTCCAATCGTGATTTTCATGCTGATATACGGAGGCGTTTTGGGTCTTCCGGTTGTCGGAACTCATTATTGGGGCGGATTAATGCTGACCATCATGCTCTCTGTTGTATCCATGCTGGCCGCTTTTCCTATCAGTGTACTTCTGGCACTCGGGCGTACTTCGAATATGCCTATCGCCAAGCCGTTTTGTGTGGCCTACATTGAGCTGATCCGCGGTGTTCCGTTGATCACTATTTTGTTTATGGCCTCGGTAGTGCTGCCGTTGTTTCTGCCTCCGGATATTAATCTTGATAAAGTACTTAGGGCCATGGTCGGTATCACCATGTTTTTTTCAGCCTATCTTGCTGAAAATATTCGCGGCGGTTTGCAAGGTGTAGGCAAGGGACAGTACGAAGCGGCGGATGCTTTAGGTATGAGCTACTGGAAAAAAACTATTGTAGTAATACTGCCGCAGGCACTTCGCATAGTCATTCCGCCAATGGTTAATAACTTTATCGGAATTTTAAAAGATACATCCCTTGTCGGTATTGTTGGGCTGGTCGATCTGCTTCAGATAGCTTTTGCTACCACCTCCAACCCGAAATGGTTCGGCAGACTTGAAGAAGCATACGTGTTTATAGCATTCTGGTACTGGATTCTTTGCTATGGACTTTCCTGCTACAGCCGTCACCTTGAAAAGAAAATACCCTCCGCAAGTAAATAG
- a CDS encoding amino acid ABC transporter ATP-binding protein, with the protein MTQIYTAAHLGDKPVIIDINGLNKWYDQFHVLKDISLQVRQGERVVVCGPSGSGKSTLIRTINRLEEHQEGTIEVNGTILNNDVKHIEQIRREVGMVFQQFNLFPHMTILDNVISGPVHVRNMARKDAIDIAYTYLKRVGIAEQANKFPGQLSGGQQQRVAIARALAMQPEVMLFDEPTSALDPEMIKEVLDVMRELAEQGMTMICVTHEMGFAREVADTMVFMDRGQIVEYAPVKEFFAAPKEERSRMFLEQILNH; encoded by the coding sequence ATGACTCAGATATATACCGCAGCCCATCTGGGCGATAAGCCTGTCATTATAGATATCAACGGGCTGAACAAATGGTACGACCAGTTTCACGTTCTTAAAGACATATCTTTGCAGGTTAGACAAGGCGAACGAGTGGTAGTATGCGGACCTTCCGGTTCCGGTAAATCCACTTTGATCCGTACTATCAACAGGCTTGAAGAACATCAGGAAGGAACGATTGAAGTTAACGGAACCATCCTGAATAACGATGTGAAGCATATTGAACAGATCCGCCGCGAGGTCGGGATGGTTTTCCAGCAGTTCAATCTGTTTCCGCACATGACTATTCTGGATAACGTTATTTCCGGTCCGGTCCATGTTCGCAACATGGCGCGTAAGGATGCAATTGATATCGCTTACACCTATTTGAAACGTGTAGGAATTGCCGAGCAGGCAAATAAGTTTCCGGGCCAGCTTTCCGGCGGACAGCAGCAGCGTGTGGCAATTGCCCGTGCGCTTGCTATGCAGCCGGAGGTTATGCTTTTTGATGAACCTACATCCGCGCTCGACCCTGAAATGATCAAAGAAGTTCTCGACGTAATGCGCGAACTGGCAGAGCAGGGAATGACTATGATTTGTGTAACTCATGAAATGGGTTTTGCACGGGAAGTTGCCGACACCATGGTTTTCATGGATCGCGGACAGATCGTAGAGTACGCTCCGGTCAAAGAATTTTTCGCGGCTCCGAAAGAAGAAAGAAGCCGCATGTTTCTAGAGCAGATTCTTAACCACTAA
- a CDS encoding glycerophosphodiester phosphodiesterase — protein sequence MKPLSLINDKPLIWAHRGGRSLAPENTLQALRRGHEAGADGWETDVQLTKDGELIILHDLNLLRTTNAGVHPLFRANRPALPWRFTLEEIKKLSANVFPRRFCPPHYSEQPWKELPETVHPDLRVPTLSEALDITAELGMWINIEIKDLSHDVPEEFSKTVVKKVTDMVHAKGMDTQVIISSFNHDYMRESKIVAPQIFTGILTPHEFTGDPVEAAKAVKADAWHPGLQFLTGEVIQRVREAGIAINPYTVNKPEDVSRLTKWGVTGLVTDCPQSIR from the coding sequence TTGAAACCTCTTTCACTTATAAATGATAAACCATTGATATGGGCTCATCGCGGCGGTCGTTCCCTTGCCCCGGAAAACACGCTTCAAGCACTGCGCAGAGGACATGAAGCCGGAGCTGACGGGTGGGAAACAGATGTACAGTTGACCAAAGACGGCGAGCTTATCATCTTGCATGATCTTAATCTGCTACGCACTACCAATGCAGGCGTGCATCCATTATTCAGGGCTAATCGTCCTGCTTTGCCGTGGCGTTTCACCCTTGAGGAAATTAAAAAGCTTTCAGCGAACGTTTTTCCGCGTAGATTCTGTCCGCCTCATTATAGTGAACAGCCGTGGAAGGAACTTCCTGAAACTGTGCACCCTGATTTAAGAGTGCCGACTCTTTCCGAGGCTCTGGATATCACTGCCGAACTTGGAATGTGGATTAATATTGAAATTAAAGATCTTTCACACGATGTTCCTGAAGAATTTAGTAAAACTGTAGTGAAGAAGGTTACTGATATGGTTCACGCCAAGGGCATGGATACACAGGTGATCATATCTTCTTTCAACCATGACTATATGCGTGAAAGTAAAATTGTAGCTCCGCAGATATTCACGGGAATACTGACTCCGCATGAGTTCACGGGGGATCCCGTTGAAGCTGCAAAAGCGGTAAAGGCGGATGCATGGCATCCAGGGCTCCAGTTCCTTACAGGTGAAGTGATTCAAAGAGTGCGCGAAGCCGGAATTGCTATCAATCCTTATACCGTTAACAAACCGGAAGATGTGTCCCGCCTAACCAAATGGGGCGTAACCGGACTCGTTACAGACTGTCCGCAGTCCATTCGCTAG
- a CDS encoding YibE/F family protein, with amino-acid sequence MKRFATPVIVTMMIIGMVALLQHEEAGRDTQPDVYELRAVATKVDDSSLINMGTARIGTQHVTAILMEGPAKGKEVVGVNQLVGQPDMDEIYSPGDTLLMAVRIHNGIPADSRTVNQYRQDWELVLFILFVLILLIYARTIGLKALFSFVASFYILWQFFIPGLLAGNNPIWLTVITLTLLTVIIITSVAGFSKVTLIATLGTLCGLLLALGLTLFFGEKLRLEGMTSPFAAMLIFSGHYTLDLRDIFYSSVILGASGAAMDIAMDITASMNEILKKRPDIGRKELIHSGINVGRMVTGTMTTTLLLAYSGGYLTMLMLFVTKGSTFTRMLNLKLVAAEIFRTLVGSVGLVMVAPITALIAGVILCGVSEKKKTHGQTAA; translated from the coding sequence ATGAAACGGTTTGCTACTCCGGTTATTGTAACCATGATGATTATCGGCATGGTAGCTCTGCTGCAACATGAAGAGGCCGGCCGTGATACACAGCCGGATGTATACGAACTGCGAGCAGTCGCGACGAAAGTTGATGATTCATCACTTATAAATATGGGGACAGCGCGAATCGGGACTCAGCACGTCACAGCTATTCTCATGGAGGGGCCAGCTAAGGGGAAAGAAGTTGTCGGGGTAAATCAACTGGTAGGGCAGCCGGATATGGATGAGATTTACAGCCCCGGGGATACCCTGCTGATGGCCGTGCGCATTCATAACGGCATTCCAGCAGATTCGCGAACAGTAAACCAGTACCGGCAGGACTGGGAACTTGTACTGTTTATACTTTTCGTCCTGATTCTTCTGATTTACGCCCGCACAATCGGTCTGAAGGCATTATTCAGTTTTGTAGCCAGCTTTTATATTCTCTGGCAATTCTTTATTCCTGGATTACTTGCCGGAAACAACCCAATCTGGCTTACGGTAATCACTCTTACTCTATTGACGGTAATCATCATTACTTCGGTAGCCGGATTTAGTAAGGTTACGCTGATAGCAACGCTTGGAACTCTTTGCGGGTTGCTTTTAGCACTGGGTCTGACTCTCTTTTTCGGCGAAAAACTCAGACTGGAAGGAATGACTTCCCCCTTTGCGGCAATGCTTATCTTTTCAGGTCACTATACGCTTGATTTACGTGATATTTTCTACTCTTCAGTAATCCTCGGAGCTTCCGGAGCGGCAATGGATATTGCAATGGATATAACGGCATCAATGAATGAAATATTAAAAAAGCGTCCCGATATAGGGCGAAAAGAACTTATCCATTCAGGCATAAATGTCGGACGCATGGTAACAGGAACTATGACTACGACGTTGCTGCTGGCCTATTCGGGCGGATATCTTACGATGCTGATGCTGTTTGTAACCAAAGGTTCAACCTTCACAAGGATGCTTAATTTAAAGCTGGTAGCGGCAGAGATTTTCCGGACTTTGGTCGGAAGCGTAGGCTTGGTGATGGTCGCCCCGATAACAGCTCTCATAGCTGGAGTTATTTTATGCGGAGTATCGGAAAAGAAAAAAACTCATGGGCAAACAGCAGCTTAG
- a CDS encoding alkaline phosphatase has translation MLRKTIRISIITVCITMLAVAAFAAAPKYVFYFIGDGLGPTQRMAAEYYYKMETANPEAKLVMNSFPYSALVTTFSDNTLVTDSAAGGTALACGFKTTNGYIGKLPSGADIKTIAEAARDKGYAVGIVTTTRLTHATPASFSAHNTDRDAENAIAVDQANSKFDYFAGGGYRHFVSKDNAQGLKSKRKDNLDVVKMFADNGYKLFVGESARDGFRAYKAKKGEKVFASLAASHIPYEVERRNSKLEKDKIPALSELTEKGVEVLSAQQKPFFMMIEGGRIDHAAHAHDAKSVILDTLAMDEAVKVAFDFYKKHPKETLIVTAADHETGGVALGISLDQNGYFLDLKELENVTVSAEDNLDKFYNKLAEKESDIAKRHETFIKYAESKWGLTDRTPSEDKILNNAMDVQDKNQSLPAKEKVRYGYSYTPTMVAVTDLVSQRARIFWTSFVHTGTFIPASAIGSGSEKFSGFIDNTDIPTKIAAIMNVKLSDVKKTDSKALLGNTFGPQEEYSKIPYNN, from the coding sequence ATGCTTAGAAAAACTATTCGTATTTCAATTATAACCGTCTGTATTACCATGCTGGCGGTAGCAGCATTTGCCGCAGCACCGAAGTATGTATTTTACTTTATCGGTGACGGCCTCGGGCCCACACAGCGTATGGCTGCAGAATATTACTACAAAATGGAAACTGCCAACCCTGAAGCTAAACTTGTTATGAACAGCTTCCCTTATTCTGCACTGGTCACCACATTTTCAGACAACACTCTTGTTACCGACTCTGCCGCCGGCGGAACAGCTCTTGCCTGTGGATTCAAAACAACCAACGGATACATCGGAAAACTCCCAAGCGGCGCAGACATCAAAACAATTGCTGAAGCAGCCAGAGATAAAGGCTATGCAGTCGGTATTGTAACAACAACCCGTTTGACACATGCAACGCCAGCATCATTTTCAGCGCATAACACTGACCGTGACGCAGAAAATGCAATTGCAGTCGATCAGGCTAACTCCAAATTCGATTACTTTGCAGGTGGCGGTTATCGTCACTTTGTTTCCAAGGATAACGCTCAGGGGCTAAAATCCAAACGTAAAGATAATCTGGACGTTGTAAAAATGTTTGCAGATAATGGATACAAACTCTTTGTAGGCGAGTCCGCCCGTGATGGATTCCGTGCTTATAAAGCGAAAAAAGGGGAAAAAGTTTTTGCATCCTTAGCAGCAAGCCATATTCCTTATGAAGTTGAACGCCGCAACAGCAAACTTGAAAAAGACAAAATTCCTGCACTCAGTGAACTTACTGAAAAAGGTGTAGAAGTCCTTTCCGCACAGCAGAAACCTTTCTTTATGATGATTGAAGGCGGACGTATTGACCACGCAGCACATGCCCATGACGCAAAATCAGTAATTTTGGACACACTTGCCATGGATGAAGCTGTCAAAGTTGCTTTCGATTTCTATAAAAAACATCCTAAAGAAACTTTAATCGTTACCGCAGCAGACCATGAAACAGGCGGAGTTGCACTCGGTATCTCTCTTGATCAAAACGGATACTTCCTTGATCTTAAGGAACTGGAAAATGTCACTGTTTCTGCAGAAGACAATCTCGACAAGTTTTACAATAAGCTCGCCGAAAAAGAATCAGATATTGCTAAACGCCATGAAACATTCATTAAGTACGCTGAATCAAAATGGGGTTTGACTGACCGCACTCCAAGCGAAGACAAGATTCTGAATAACGCAATGGATGTTCAGGATAAAAACCAGTCTCTGCCTGCAAAAGAAAAAGTCCGTTACGGTTATTCTTACACACCGACCATGGTTGCGGTAACAGACTTAGTCTCTCAGAGAGCTCGTATCTTCTGGACTTCCTTTGTACACACAGGAACATTTATTCCAGCTTCTGCAATTGGTTCCGGCTCCGAGAAATTCAGCGGGTTTATCGATAACACTGATATCCCTACCAAAATTGCCGCAATCATGAACGTTAAGCTTTCAGATGTTAAGAAAACCGATTCCAAGGCTCTTTTGGGTAACACCTTCGGACCTCAGGAAGAATACTCCAAGATTCCTTACAATAATTAA
- a CDS encoding response regulator codes for MTEYIPQTVLVVDDIASNIETLVTILKNDYRVKVAINGKKALEVVNSSEPPDIILLDVMMPEMDGYEVCRRIKSQIKTKNIPVIFVTAKNDGGDETLGFELGAVDYITKPIHPLVVKARIKTHLALLNHNLLLERQVAERTKDLYSTRLEVIRRLGIAAEFKDNETGQHILRMSKYSHTIAKGFGFSNSEADILLNAAPMHDVGKIGIPDSILLKPGKLTSDEWEIMKTHTLIGGKIIGVHDNALLRAARTVALTHHEKWNGQGYPEGLCGENIPIEGRIVAVADVFDALTSNRPYKEAWPVEQAFDLLLNEQGKHFDPKLIDIFFANIGQILSIKEQHTAEETSLT; via the coding sequence ATGACTGAGTACATACCTCAGACAGTTCTAGTGGTAGACGACATTGCCAGTAACATCGAGACGCTCGTTACAATCCTCAAAAATGACTACAGAGTAAAAGTGGCCATAAATGGTAAAAAAGCTTTGGAGGTAGTTAACTCTTCCGAACCTCCGGATATTATCCTGCTCGACGTTATGATGCCGGAGATGGACGGGTATGAAGTATGCCGCAGGATTAAATCACAAATTAAAACAAAAAATATTCCTGTAATTTTTGTAACGGCGAAAAATGATGGTGGGGATGAAACTCTAGGTTTTGAACTTGGAGCAGTAGACTATATTACCAAACCTATTCATCCTCTGGTTGTTAAGGCACGGATAAAAACTCATTTAGCTTTATTGAACCACAATCTTCTTTTGGAGCGTCAGGTTGCTGAAAGAACCAAAGATTTATATTCAACCAGACTGGAAGTCATTCGTCGACTTGGAATCGCTGCAGAATTCAAAGACAATGAGACAGGTCAGCATATTCTGCGCATGAGTAAATACAGCCACACAATTGCAAAAGGTTTCGGTTTCTCAAACAGCGAAGCGGACATACTGCTTAACGCAGCACCTATGCACGATGTAGGAAAAATAGGCATACCTGACAGCATTCTCCTCAAACCGGGAAAGCTTACCTCCGATGAATGGGAAATAATGAAAACACACACTTTAATCGGCGGGAAAATAATCGGCGTCCATGACAATGCTCTTTTGCGTGCAGCCAGAACCGTTGCGTTAACCCATCATGAAAAATGGAATGGACAAGGCTACCCCGAAGGACTTTGCGGCGAGAACATTCCTATTGAAGGTCGCATTGTCGCTGTTGCAGATGTATTTGATGCATTAACTTCTAACCGTCCTTACAAAGAGGCATGGCCTGTAGAACAGGCTTTTGATTTACTTTTAAACGAACAAGGAAAACATTTTGATCCCAAACTGATTGATATTTTCTTTGCAAATATTGGGCAGATCCTTTCAATAAAAGAGCAGCATACAGCTGAGGAAACATCCCTCACCTAA